A stretch of Eriocheir sinensis breed Jianghai 21 chromosome 68, ASM2467909v1, whole genome shotgun sequence DNA encodes these proteins:
- the LOC126988094 gene encoding ficolin-1-like: MKVVPLSVWVVVVGAAAVLAEHAHTPPVVERAKAPAADNRNSSLNIVGRPVDCADYLMAGATASGVYEIYPFSCTCGRSVRVWCDMETDGGGWTVFLKRQNQTSQLDFNRTWIEYKEGFGSPEQEYWLGNELLHQMTFSREYAVRLDVHLTSGGYDYGTYERFKIDDEDTRYRTTLSGKYDGGETRFCMYYLNGRYFTTRDRDYDSYSGNCAAKQGGGWWYYDCRRFNPTSTYNSSSINMLCYSSSYTQKVTNIELKLRPAICDSAIKTIHLQDHSCGCQDTPELTAK; encoded by the exons ATGAAGGTGGTGCCGCTCTccgtgtgggtggtggtggtgggggcggcggcTGTGCTGGCCGAACACGCCCACACCCCTCCAGTTGTTGAACGCGCCAAAGCACCCGCGGCAGACAATCGCAATTCATCACTGAACATCGTCGGAAG ACCCGTGGACTGTGCAGACTACCTCATGGCCGGGGCCACAGCCAGCGGAGTCTACGAGATTTACCCCTTCTC ATGCACGTGCGGCAGGTCGGTGAGGGTCTGGTGCGACATGGAGACGGACGGCGGCGGCTGGACGGTGTTCCTGAAGCGCCAGAACCAGACGAGTCAACTAGACTTCAACCGCACGTGGATCGAATACAAGGAAGGCTTCGGTTCCCCTGAGCAGGagtactggctgg GCAACGAACTCCTTCACCAAATGACGTTCAGCCGCGAGTACGCAGTCCGCCTCGACGTCCATTTGACTTCTGGAGGTTATGATTACGGGACCTACGAACGGTTTAAGATCGACGATGAGGAcaccag GTACCGGACCACACTGAGCGGCAAGTACGACGGAGGCGAAACCAGGTTCTGCATGTACTACTTGAACGGCCGCTACTTTACTACCCGGGACAGGGACTACGACTCTTACAGTG GTAACTGTGCAGCCAAGCAGGGAGGCGGATGGTGGTACTACGACTGCAGGAGATTCAACCCAACCAGCACCTACAACAGTTCCTCCATAAACATGCTCTGCTACAGTAGCTCGTATACACAGAAGGTGACGAACATCGAGCTCAAGCTCAGGCCGGCCATCTGCGACTCTGCGATCAAGACCATCCACCTGCAGGACCACAGCTGTGGCTGCCAGGACACACCCGAACTCACGGCGAAGTGA